One genomic region from Mus musculus strain NOD/MrkTac chromosome 4 genomic contig, GRCm38.p6 alternate locus group NOD/MrkTac MMCHR4_NOD_IDD9_2 encodes:
- the LOC100862468 gene encoding NHP2-like protein 1: MTEADVNPKAYPLADAHLTKKLLDLVQQSCNYKQLRKGANEATKTLNRGISEFIVMAADAEPLEIILHLPLLCEDKNVPYVFVRSKQALGRACGVSRPVIACSVTIKEGSQLKQQIQSIQQSIERLLV, from the coding sequence ATGACAGAGGCTGATGTGAATCCGAAGGCCTATCCCCTCGCAGATGCCCACCTCACCAAGAAGCTGCTGGACCTTGTTCAACAGTCATGTAACTACAAGCAGCTTCGGAAAGGAGCCAATGAAGCCACCAAAACCCTCAACAGAGGCATCTCTGAGTTCATTGTGATGGCAGCAGACGCTGAGCCCTTGGAGATCATCCTGCACCTCCCTCTGCTGTGCGAAGACAAGAATGTCCCCTACGTATTTGTGCGCTCCAAGCAGGCTTTAGGACGGGCGTGTGGCGTCTCCAGGCCAGTCATCGCCTGTTCTGTTACCATCAAAGAAGGCTCTCAACTAAAGCAGCAGATCCAGTCCATTCAGCAGTCTATTGAAAGGCTCTTGGTGTAG